The following coding sequences are from one Desulfosporosinus orientis DSM 765 window:
- a CDS encoding ABC transporter ATP-binding protein, whose product MGVLLQIRDLNLDFMVDKKRIHVLNHVSLELYEREVLAVIGETGCGKSVTGNAILRLLPDNAMVSGNILYKGADISSMSDQEFRLLRGKEIAAIPQSPGTSLNPLMRVGLQVGECVRENDRKKGRDSKEILMKVDGIFSRLRLPGGAGFRKNFPCELSVGMCQRVLISMGIIPNPNLLIVDEPTKALDWTLRKEAVELMAELREEAKCAMMFITHDLGAAKYLADRIAVMYCGEVVEIGPAAQVINTPRHPYTQGLIASMPARGFKVMKGFMPSFQELHSGCRFSNRCEWLTGQCRETEPPMAETARGHAVKCFHWNRVAGRAGAKECC is encoded by the coding sequence ATGGGCGTTCTTTTGCAGATCAGGGATTTAAACCTGGACTTTATGGTTGACAAAAAAAGAATACATGTTTTAAACCATGTTTCTCTGGAACTGTACGAAAGGGAAGTCCTGGCAGTGATCGGCGAAACCGGCTGCGGCAAATCCGTAACGGGAAATGCCATCCTGCGCCTGCTGCCGGATAACGCGATGGTCAGCGGCAATATTCTTTACAAGGGTGCCGACATCAGCAGTATGAGCGATCAGGAATTCCGCCTTTTGCGGGGCAAAGAAATCGCCGCCATACCCCAAAGCCCCGGCACATCCCTCAATCCCTTAATGAGGGTGGGGCTGCAAGTTGGTGAGTGTGTTAGGGAGAACGACCGGAAAAAGGGCCGGGACTCTAAAGAGATCCTTATGAAAGTAGACGGGATTTTCTCCAGGCTCAGACTGCCAGGAGGGGCAGGCTTCCGAAAGAATTTTCCCTGTGAATTAAGCGTCGGGATGTGCCAGCGGGTGCTTATTTCTATGGGGATTATCCCCAACCCTAACCTGCTCATTGTAGACGAGCCAACGAAAGCTCTGGACTGGACCCTGCGCAAGGAAGCGGTTGAACTCATGGCTGAGTTAAGAGAGGAAGCCAAGTGCGCTATGATGTTCATAACCCACGATTTGGGGGCGGCCAAATATCTGGCGGACAGGATAGCCGTCATGTATTGCGGTGAGGTGGTGGAAATTGGCCCTGCTGCCCAGGTGATCAATACCCCCCGCCATCCCTACACCCAAGGCTTGATCGCTTCCATGCCTGCCAGAGGGTTTAAAGTTATGAAGGGGTTTATGCCATCATTTCAGGAATTGCACTCCGGCTGCCGGTTCAGCAATCGCTGTGAATGGCTGACCGGCCAATGCCGGGAAACGGAGCCCCCGATGGCCGAAACGGCCCGGGGGCATGCCGTAAAGTGTTTTCATTGGAACAGGGTTGCAGGGAGAGCGGGGGCCAAAGAATGCTGTTAG
- a CDS encoding ABC transporter permease — MIRYILKRLATVLLVLWLVATTVYFTMHVTPGDTANAIIVEVYGEEAVSEETLAKVRHSFGLNRTVSAQYGEWLKNVFQGELGTSYKYNLPVSYMLKVRLPNTLLLGFTAFLISVLVAIPLGIVSALCHNRWLDHLSRLFTLLLSSFPSFWIALLLIIAFSIHLKLLPVSGMSGPESIVLPALTLSMGMTAATTRMMRSSMLDVIGQDYIAVARGKGLKPGEIINRHVLRNAFPPIITVMGLQIGHILGGAVVIENIFSWPGIGGLFIDSINAKDLPMMEGCVLILALGYALINLTVDMIYVGIDPRIKYSGGDNQS; from the coding sequence ATGATACGATATATCCTTAAGCGGCTGGCAACCGTCCTCTTAGTCCTTTGGCTGGTGGCGACAACGGTCTATTTCACCATGCACGTTACTCCGGGGGATACGGCCAATGCCATTATTGTTGAAGTCTACGGTGAGGAAGCGGTTTCTGAAGAAACCCTGGCCAAGGTGAGACACAGCTTTGGTTTAAACAGAACGGTATCCGCTCAGTATGGGGAATGGCTGAAAAATGTTTTCCAGGGTGAGCTGGGGACTTCTTATAAATACAATCTGCCTGTCAGTTATATGCTGAAAGTAAGATTGCCCAACACTTTGCTCTTAGGTTTTACCGCCTTCCTGATTTCAGTGCTTGTGGCAATCCCCCTGGGCATCGTCAGCGCCCTCTGTCACAACCGCTGGCTGGATCATCTCAGCCGCTTGTTTACCCTGCTCCTCTCGTCTTTTCCTTCCTTTTGGATAGCCCTGCTATTGATTATTGCCTTTTCCATCCATTTGAAGCTTCTGCCGGTGAGCGGAATGTCCGGCCCTGAAAGTATTGTTCTGCCGGCCCTTACTTTGTCCATGGGCATGACGGCAGCCACAACCCGGATGATGCGCTCCAGCATGCTGGATGTTATAGGCCAGGATTATATAGCGGTGGCCCGGGGGAAAGGTCTTAAACCAGGGGAAATTATTAACCGCCATGTCCTCAGAAATGCCTTTCCTCCTATTATAACCGTCATGGGGCTGCAGATCGGCCATATCCTGGGGGGTGCCGTAGTTATCGAAAATATCTTTTCCTGGCCGGGAATCGGCGGACTGTTTATTGATTCCATTAATGCCAAGGACCTGCCCATGATGGAAGGATGCGTATTGATATTGGCTTTAGGCTACGCTCTGATCAACTTAACGGTGGATATGATTTATGTGGGTATCGATCCCAGAATTAAATACTCCGGAGGAGACAACCAATCATGA
- a CDS encoding DUF1848 domain-containing protein, producing the protein MIVSVSRRTDIPCYYTEWLINRLKEGFVITRNPMNKAQISRLPLNPELVDCLVFWTKDAENILRSLKLIDEMGFKYYFQHTLTPYDRTLEQNLQDKLRIEDTFIELSQLIGKERVMWRYDPIVLNDRLTIDYHKVQFERLCQKLAPFTESVTISFVQTYRKLKTPLIRAITCEEKAELAGFIGETAKAWGLTPKACCEKTDLTPYGIQKASCIDKAVLERVCGCSLDISPDKNQRQGCGCIESIDIGVYNTCPNGCVYCYANDSQSIALERYNSRQPDSDILCGSIAEEEKITDRKCKSNKQQQLSLF; encoded by the coding sequence ATGATAGTTTCAGTGTCCCGGCGCACGGATATCCCATGTTACTATACAGAATGGCTGATAAACCGCTTGAAAGAGGGATTTGTAATTACCAGAAACCCGATGAACAAGGCACAGATTTCCCGCCTGCCCCTTAATCCTGAGCTGGTAGACTGCCTTGTATTCTGGACAAAGGATGCTGAAAATATCCTCAGGTCTCTCAAACTCATTGATGAGATGGGATTCAAATACTATTTTCAGCATACGCTGACACCTTACGACCGCACACTGGAACAAAACCTGCAGGATAAGCTAAGGATTGAGGACACCTTTATTGAGCTTTCCCAACTAATTGGCAAAGAGCGTGTGATGTGGCGATATGACCCGATTGTGCTCAACGACAGGTTAACCATTGATTATCATAAAGTACAATTTGAACGGCTTTGCCAAAAACTTGCACCTTTTACCGAAAGTGTGACTATCAGCTTTGTACAAACCTATCGAAAACTAAAAACCCCGCTGATCCGTGCAATTACCTGTGAAGAGAAAGCTGAGCTTGCCGGCTTTATTGGGGAAACCGCCAAGGCCTGGGGACTAACTCCAAAGGCTTGTTGTGAAAAAACCGACCTGACACCCTATGGAATTCAAAAGGCCAGCTGTATTGATAAAGCTGTGCTGGAAAGAGTTTGCGGCTGCAGTTTGGATATTTCGCCTGATAAAAACCAGCGTCAGGGCTGTGGTTGTATAGAAAGCATTGATATTGGGGTCTATAACACCTGCCCCAACGGTTGTGTTTACTGTTACGCTAATGACAGTCAGTCTATCGCCCTGGAGCGTTATAACTCCCGCCAGCCAGACAGTGACATCCTTTGCGGCTCAATAGCCGAGGAGGAAAAAATCACGGACAGAAAGTGTAAATCAAATAAGCAGCAGCAGCTTAGCCTGTTTTAG
- the bcp gene encoding thioredoxin-dependent thiol peroxidase — protein MLQAGSKAPDFTLSDKDGNNVSLSDFRGKKVVLYFYPKDNTPGCTRQACAFAGAYEAFKSQNVVVIGVSKDSTASHQKFAEKYNLPFILLSDPELQAIQAYDVWQEKKNYGKVSMGVVRSTYIIDEEGVIEKAMPKVKPDTNAAEILEYLQKEKE, from the coding sequence ATGCTGCAAGCTGGTAGCAAAGCCCCTGATTTTACTCTGTCCGATAAGGACGGCAACAACGTCTCTCTATCAGATTTTCGAGGTAAAAAGGTGGTACTCTATTTTTATCCCAAGGACAATACGCCTGGCTGCACACGGCAGGCCTGTGCCTTCGCCGGTGCCTACGAGGCCTTCAAGAGCCAAAACGTAGTGGTAATCGGTGTCAGCAAGGACAGCACCGCTTCCCACCAGAAGTTCGCGGAAAAATACAATCTGCCCTTTATTCTCCTTTCCGACCCGGAGCTCCAAGCCATTCAGGCGTATGATGTCTGGCAGGAAAAAAAGAACTACGGCAAGGTGAGCATGGGTGTTGTTCGCTCTACCTACATTATTGATGAAGAGGGCGTAATTGAAAAAGCCATGCCCAAGGTCAAGCCCGACACCAATGCTGCGGAGATTTTAGAGTATCTGCAGAAGGAAAAAGAATAA
- a CDS encoding class I SAM-dependent methyltransferase, translating into METESVIEKIGAYWDERSSVFDKEHDTEDLNAWSCSLEKLLGPDKSKSVLDLGTGTGFLANLTARLGYPSLGIDISQEMMSYALRHAKTVGSNAVYMKGSVLDLPFMDNTADYIINARLIWTIVEPDISIQEWFRVVKPGGKIFCFNRMKEGVGLTSKKESIYENEEVDKHLLVKTARMDELMDLLTRNGFVDVQIEKLPGLTRPGYDYEPWFVLMGTKPVFPRQIEEDGMAAFWDKSTGDYEETHEVADKETWQEVLRELIGHSQGLKILDVGTGTGILANILGSMGYQDVLGVDLSEGMMRIAMEHAKEQDNKVRYKYANALDLPFAGQSFDVVISSRLLWTLTEPAAALQEWRRVLKNGGRLIAINELEPGTGIRCENIEDYRQNINARALPWGNGDNEEILGMFKACGWNQVEIKHLPGCHLLNSQRENWYAFTGRK; encoded by the coding sequence GTGGAAACTGAGAGCGTCATAGAAAAGATAGGAGCATATTGGGATGAAAGATCATCGGTTTTTGATAAGGAACACGATACCGAAGACCTCAATGCCTGGAGCTGCTCTTTAGAAAAGCTTCTGGGACCTGATAAAAGTAAAAGCGTTTTAGACCTGGGTACCGGAACAGGTTTTCTGGCCAACTTAACTGCCCGGCTGGGCTATCCCAGCCTAGGCATTGATATCTCCCAGGAAATGATGAGTTATGCCCTTCGCCATGCCAAAACCGTAGGTTCAAATGCCGTATATATGAAAGGAAGCGTCCTGGATCTCCCCTTTATGGACAATACCGCTGATTATATCATTAATGCCCGGCTGATCTGGACCATTGTTGAGCCGGATATCTCCATCCAAGAATGGTTTCGCGTAGTTAAACCGGGGGGGAAGATTTTTTGCTTTAACAGAATGAAGGAAGGGGTGGGTCTGACCTCAAAAAAAGAAAGCATTTACGAAAATGAAGAAGTAGACAAACACTTGTTGGTTAAAACCGCCCGTATGGATGAGCTGATGGACTTGTTGACCAGAAACGGATTTGTGGATGTGCAGATTGAAAAGCTTCCCGGCTTAACCCGTCCTGGCTATGATTACGAGCCCTGGTTTGTACTCATGGGAACCAAGCCGGTATTCCCGAGACAGATTGAAGAGGACGGTATGGCGGCATTTTGGGACAAAAGCACCGGGGACTATGAAGAAACTCACGAGGTGGCCGACAAAGAGACCTGGCAGGAGGTCTTGAGAGAGCTGATTGGTCATAGTCAAGGGCTCAAAATCCTGGATGTAGGTACGGGAACCGGAATTTTGGCAAACATACTGGGCAGTATGGGCTATCAGGATGTCCTGGGAGTGGACTTGTCTGAGGGCATGATGCGCATCGCTATGGAACACGCCAAAGAGCAGGATAATAAGGTCCGGTATAAATATGCCAACGCTCTGGACTTGCCCTTTGCCGGCCAATCCTTTGATGTGGTCATAAGCTCGCGGCTTTTATGGACCCTCACCGAGCCGGCGGCCGCCCTTCAGGAGTGGCGGCGTGTCTTGAAAAACGGAGGCCGGCTTATTGCCATCAATGAGCTGGAGCCGGGGACCGGCATCCGCTGTGAAAATATCGAGGATTACCGCCAAAACATTAACGCCCGGGCACTTCCCTGGGGCAATGGGGATAATGAAGAAATCTTAGGGATGTTTAAAGCCTGCGGCTGGAATCAGGTTGAAATCAAGCATCTGCCGGGCTGTCATTTGCTCAACAGCCAGCGGGAAAACTGGTATGCCTTCACCGGCAGAAAATAG
- a CDS encoding ABC transporter substrate-binding protein — protein MRNKRILIAIALILSLSLLTGGCTSNTKPASKVSETDKGEKVLRIAFPDTLTTLDVVNGSAATMLLEVAGVVQTLVAVDSNFALRPSLAAEWKRTGGTTWVFKLRDDVTFHDGTKMNAEAVKWCLERSLAQNPSFAQTINLKSVSVIDDYTVELETAVKTGELPEALTNVATAIVAKSSLNEQGEFTKAVGTGYFRQDSFDVSSGRFECVPYDGYWGGPVSSGITRRVVLSMPDSSTRSLAAQNGEVDIASDVPFSDLQKLAGAEGVKVEKFFTARTYFFSYNLNKPYLQDENVRKALIYAINKKELVDDVLLGVGTVPKGIFIDSMPWANTNVDTYEYDPAKAKTLLAAAGYKDSNGDGYLDKDGKKLALRIITGSRRPGNSLIVQAVQGYYKNIGVEAGVAVIDGNASNEAIKNNEYDLNLSSAATGYVPSASYYLSTYYYSRNTNGQRINYSNPELDRLIDECRAASDPAEKYASSKQAQAIAQNDAAVYTVANYGAVFVLSSKIKNFSYSAAVHDFVVPYATDLE, from the coding sequence ATGAGAAATAAGAGAATTTTGATAGCCATCGCCCTGATTTTAAGTCTTTCCCTGCTCACCGGCGGCTGCACAAGCAATACAAAACCTGCTTCTAAAGTGAGTGAAACCGATAAGGGAGAAAAGGTTCTCAGAATTGCTTTTCCGGATACCCTGACAACCCTGGATGTGGTTAACGGCTCGGCTGCGACCATGCTTTTAGAAGTTGCCGGAGTTGTGCAAACCCTTGTTGCAGTGGACTCCAATTTCGCACTCCGCCCCTCCCTGGCTGCGGAATGGAAGCGAACCGGGGGTACCACCTGGGTTTTCAAGCTGCGGGATGACGTGACTTTTCATGACGGGACAAAAATGAATGCCGAGGCCGTCAAGTGGTGTCTCGAGAGAAGTTTGGCGCAGAATCCTTCCTTTGCCCAGACAATCAACCTTAAATCCGTGTCCGTTATTGATGATTATACCGTGGAATTAGAAACAGCAGTAAAAACCGGTGAGCTGCCGGAGGCTTTAACCAATGTGGCCACGGCCATTGTCGCCAAGTCTTCCCTGAATGAACAGGGGGAATTCACGAAAGCCGTAGGAACAGGGTATTTCCGGCAGGACAGCTTTGATGTGTCCTCAGGACGATTTGAATGTGTTCCTTATGATGGCTACTGGGGAGGGCCTGTCTCTTCCGGGATCACCCGGCGGGTGGTCCTGAGCATGCCGGATTCCTCGACGAGATCCCTGGCGGCTCAAAATGGCGAGGTGGATATTGCTTCCGATGTACCTTTCAGCGACCTGCAAAAACTTGCCGGTGCCGAAGGGGTGAAGGTTGAAAAATTCTTTACCGCCAGAACTTATTTTTTCAGCTATAACCTTAACAAGCCCTACTTGCAGGACGAGAATGTCAGGAAAGCCCTCATCTACGCTATCAATAAAAAGGAACTGGTGGATGATGTCCTCCTGGGCGTTGGTACGGTACCCAAGGGAATTTTCATCGATAGCATGCCCTGGGCCAATACCAATGTGGACACCTATGAATATGATCCTGCTAAAGCGAAGACTTTACTGGCGGCCGCGGGCTACAAGGACTCCAACGGAGACGGTTATCTGGATAAAGACGGGAAAAAGCTGGCCCTGCGGATTATTACCGGCTCCAGACGGCCGGGTAATTCCCTGATCGTCCAAGCAGTGCAGGGCTACTATAAAAATATTGGCGTGGAGGCTGGGGTGGCCGTGATCGACGGCAATGCTTCCAATGAAGCCATTAAAAACAATGAGTACGATTTGAATTTAAGCTCGGCAGCCACGGGCTATGTTCCATCAGCTTCCTATTATCTGAGTACCTATTATTATTCCCGGAACACCAATGGCCAGCGTATAAACTACAGCAATCCCGAACTGGACAGGCTGATTGACGAATGCAGGGCCGCCAGCGATCCTGCCGAGAAATACGCCTCAAGCAAGCAGGCTCAGGCCATTGCCCAAAATGATGCGGCAGTTTATACCGTGGCTAATTACGGAGCGGTTTTTGTCCTTTCCAGTAAAATTAAAAATTTCTCCTACAGTGCCGCCGTCCATGATTTTGTGGTACCTTACGCAACGGATTTGGAGTAA
- the nikC gene encoding nickel transporter permease — MKRGYFKLPEGLNRKNAILITGACLSGLIVLIALFAPLIEPFDPTEMVLADKFIPPCSEHIFGTDNMGRDIFSRVIEGSRISLSIALLVVVISAGLGIIIGLTSGYLGGKIDMLFMRIVDVLLAFPTIIFALAVSAILGTGQVNLIIAISCIQWTRYARVARGEALIFKHSDHIDAARAIGNNSLKIILKYFFPQVISKIVILMSLDIGGIILYCSSLSFLGMGAQPPSPDWGAMISDGKENMRYAPWLALFPGLAIAVSALTFNMLGDGIRDFLDPRLRESAKTE, encoded by the coding sequence ATGAAGAGGGGATATTTCAAGCTGCCTGAGGGTTTAAACCGTAAAAATGCTATCCTAATCACTGGCGCCTGCCTTTCCGGATTGATTGTTCTTATCGCTCTCTTTGCTCCTCTCATCGAGCCCTTTGATCCTACAGAGATGGTCCTGGCCGATAAGTTTATTCCGCCTTGCTCCGAGCATATTTTCGGCACGGACAATATGGGACGGGATATTTTCAGCAGGGTTATTGAAGGTTCGAGAATTTCCCTGAGCATAGCTTTATTAGTGGTGGTCATCAGTGCAGGACTGGGGATTATCATAGGTTTAACCTCAGGCTATCTCGGCGGTAAAATCGATATGCTCTTTATGAGAATTGTTGATGTTTTATTAGCCTTCCCAACGATTATTTTTGCCCTGGCTGTTTCAGCGATCCTGGGTACCGGGCAGGTTAATCTGATTATCGCCATCAGTTGCATCCAGTGGACCAGATATGCTCGGGTGGCCCGGGGGGAAGCCCTGATTTTTAAGCATTCCGACCATATCGATGCGGCCAGGGCTATCGGCAATAACAGCCTGAAAATTATCCTAAAGTATTTTTTTCCTCAAGTCATTTCCAAAATCGTGATTTTAATGTCTCTGGATATTGGCGGCATCATTTTATACTGCTCGTCCCTAAGCTTTTTAGGGATGGGTGCTCAGCCGCCTTCGCCGGACTGGGGGGCGATGATCAGTGACGGCAAAGAAAATATGAGGTATGCTCCCTGGCTGGCCTTGTTTCCCGGTCTGGCCATCGCGGTTTCGGCTTTGACCTTTAACATGCTGGGGGACGGGATCAGAGATTTTCTCGATCCCAGGCTGAGGGAGTCGGCTAAAACGGAATAG
- a CDS encoding CaiB/BaiF CoA transferase family protein, with protein sequence MERWRNVEKKPAPVFIPAYGPLSGLRVLLNGSVAAAPFAATMLSDFGAEVIQIELPRLGDALRTQRPGITDGDKDVSCTWAQNARNRLSFTLNTNMKIPESKEIFLSLIKNSDVWIENLVWLDKLGISDEMLMEVNPKLIIAHISGYGRPQFGGLPEVCNQGGYDPVAQAESGYLLLNGYPDRPPVWATQFMTDYTTGLYTALGIMMALHHVGRTGKGQSIDISMVEAIMRQMDDCFSAWLNSGQLKNRFGCKLPVFQPAELFTCKDRRWINIGAFGPIVYDRALRAFGLDPEEFPYLECGASPQAVASPKGVELSRRTAAFAAQHTADELKQIMVKAKVPAGIVKSVDEVCNDPHWIQRNTFIQVKDETLARDIKIMGVKPILSETPGAVWRGAPRLGQDTEMILRDLLGYSAGEIEQLKGRNLID encoded by the coding sequence ATGGAACGATGGAGAAATGTGGAGAAGAAACCAGCGCCTGTGTTTATCCCAGCCTATGGGCCGCTAAGCGGACTGAGAGTTTTATTGAACGGGAGTGTGGCCGCGGCTCCCTTTGCAGCCACTATGCTCAGTGATTTCGGCGCCGAAGTGATTCAGATTGAACTGCCGCGTTTGGGAGATGCCCTGCGCACCCAGCGTCCGGGGATTACTGATGGGGATAAGGATGTAAGCTGCACCTGGGCCCAAAATGCCCGTAACCGCTTGAGCTTTACCCTTAACACCAATATGAAAATTCCTGAATCCAAGGAAATCTTCCTGTCCTTGATTAAAAACTCAGATGTTTGGATTGAAAACCTGGTCTGGCTTGACAAATTAGGTATCAGTGATGAGATGTTGATGGAAGTCAATCCCAAATTAATCATAGCCCACATCAGCGGCTATGGCCGGCCGCAGTTTGGCGGACTTCCGGAAGTATGCAATCAAGGGGGCTATGATCCTGTTGCCCAGGCGGAATCCGGTTATTTATTGTTAAATGGCTATCCCGACCGTCCTCCCGTCTGGGCCACCCAGTTTATGACCGATTACACAACGGGTCTTTATACCGCTCTCGGAATTATGATGGCGCTGCACCACGTAGGGAGAACCGGGAAAGGGCAAAGTATTGACATTAGTATGGTGGAAGCTATCATGCGCCAAATGGACGATTGCTTCTCGGCGTGGCTGAACAGCGGTCAGCTGAAAAACCGTTTTGGCTGTAAACTGCCGGTCTTTCAGCCTGCGGAACTCTTTACCTGCAAAGACAGGCGCTGGATTAATATCGGAGCTTTTGGACCAATCGTCTATGACCGGGCACTGCGGGCTTTCGGTTTGGACCCTGAGGAATTTCCCTATCTTGAATGCGGAGCCTCCCCCCAGGCGGTAGCCAGCCCCAAAGGCGTGGAGCTGTCCCGCCGGACCGCGGCTTTTGCAGCCCAGCACACGGCGGATGAACTTAAGCAAATAATGGTAAAAGCCAAAGTTCCGGCCGGAATTGTAAAATCTGTCGATGAGGTCTGTAATGATCCCCATTGGATTCAGAGAAATACCTTTATTCAGGTTAAAGACGAAACGTTGGCAAGAGACATAAAGATTATGGGCGTAAAGCCGATTTTAAGTGAGACCCCCGGTGCTGTTTGGCGGGGAGCTCCACGCCTCGGGCAGGACACCGAAATGATTTTGCGGGATCTCCTGGGCTATAGCGCAGGTGAAATTGAGCAGTTAAAAGGCCGGAATTTAATTGATTAA
- a CDS encoding sigma-54 interaction domain-containing protein, with protein MGRTKNYPNILVKPQTENKLSIESLQQIMNCSHDPIFVTDKYGNCIVSTDSFSMAYRTLGLKPQELVGKNVRDFIKAGIYNWSPTLKALETGSTVTGLIKTINGSEIMVTSTPVKDDNCQIIMIVTNIRDKDIVEKYSEELKREKNETERYKMAVEYLGKVANSDNAVISESPQMKKILETADIVAKTESTVSLYGETGTGKEVLARYIHHNSRRVQRPFIPVNCAAIPQKLFESEFFGYVKGAFTGANPQGKMGLFEIANHGTLFLDEIGELPLEMQSKLLRVLETGEIQRIGSIKTERIDVRLIVATNKDLRHKVDQEQFRSDLFYRLNVIPFTLPPLRERKEDIGALAQKFLGELNAKYGLHKVIPPHTLRVLLNYNWPGNIRELRNVIEREYITSTQDGIKVKFEAADSSAAGLASPSREDKAGGAYKGTLKSVLKKVEAEYINEVLNECNGKVGEASRLLGIHRTVLYRKTKLSI; from the coding sequence TTGGGTAGAACCAAGAATTATCCGAATATTCTTGTTAAACCACAGACGGAGAATAAACTTAGCATAGAAAGTTTGCAGCAAATCATGAATTGTTCACATGACCCAATCTTTGTGACCGATAAATATGGAAATTGTATTGTGAGTACCGATTCCTTTTCTATGGCTTACAGGACTTTGGGACTGAAGCCCCAGGAACTGGTGGGTAAAAATGTGCGGGATTTCATTAAAGCCGGTATATATAATTGGTCTCCGACGTTAAAGGCGCTGGAGACAGGTTCAACCGTGACGGGATTAATAAAGACTATCAATGGCAGTGAAATAATGGTTACCAGCACCCCGGTAAAGGATGATAATTGTCAAATTATCATGATTGTCACAAATATTCGGGATAAGGATATTGTTGAAAAATATAGCGAAGAACTGAAGAGAGAAAAAAACGAAACTGAACGCTACAAAATGGCAGTAGAATATTTGGGAAAAGTGGCCAATTCGGATAATGCCGTCATATCTGAAAGTCCCCAAATGAAAAAAATACTGGAAACTGCCGATATCGTTGCCAAAACAGAAAGTACAGTCTCCTTGTACGGGGAGACAGGTACAGGCAAAGAAGTTTTAGCCAGGTATATTCATCATAACAGCCGTCGCGTCCAAAGGCCCTTTATTCCCGTTAATTGTGCGGCAATTCCGCAAAAGCTGTTTGAGTCCGAATTTTTCGGTTATGTTAAAGGGGCGTTTACCGGAGCCAACCCTCAAGGAAAAATGGGTTTGTTTGAAATTGCCAATCACGGGACGCTATTTTTAGATGAAATCGGAGAATTGCCTTTGGAAATGCAGTCCAAACTATTAAGGGTTTTAGAAACAGGCGAGATACAAAGAATAGGAAGTATCAAAACAGAACGGATTGATGTTCGCCTCATTGTCGCTACCAATAAAGATCTGAGACATAAAGTTGACCAGGAACAGTTCAGAAGCGATTTATTCTACCGGCTGAATGTCATCCCCTTTACCCTGCCGCCCCTTAGGGAACGCAAAGAAGACATAGGGGCGCTGGCCCAAAAGTTTTTAGGAGAATTGAATGCCAAATACGGCCTGCATAAAGTCATCCCTCCTCATACCCTGCGGGTGCTCTTAAACTATAACTGGCCCGGCAATATCAGAGAATTGCGCAATGTCATCGAGAGAGAATATATTACTTCAACCCAGGATGGCATAAAGGTTAAATTTGAAGCGGCGGACAGCTCTGCCGCCGGTTTGGCTTCTCCAAGCAGGGAGGATAAGGCCGGTGGAGCCTATAAGGGAACATTAAAAAGCGTCTTGAAAAAAGTTGAAGCCGAATATATAAACGAAGTATTAAATGAATGCAATGGCAAAGTGGGTGAAGCATCCCGTTTGCTGGGCATCCATCGAACGGTGTTGTACCGGAAGACCAAGCTATCCATATGA
- the yaaA gene encoding peroxide stress protein YaaA — protein sequence MRIIISPAKKMKTDNDSLPYETVPRFTAEAETLLQALRSMDYAELKSLWRCNDSIAALNYQRVQEMDLRSNLTPALLAYEGIQYQYMAPSVFEDSQFAYINEHLCILSGFYGVLRPFDGVTPYRLEMQAKLSAAGCKDLYAFWGSKLAQLLSAETDVIINLASKEYSKAVSLHLPKSVRFLTCFFGEWKEGKIIEKGTMCKMARGEMVRWLAENSIADPDSLIDFDRLGYTYRKDLSSDNNFVFIKEGGNKDAASW from the coding sequence GTGAGAATCATCATCTCCCCTGCCAAGAAAATGAAAACCGACAACGATAGCCTGCCCTATGAGACCGTGCCCCGTTTTACGGCTGAAGCAGAAACCTTGCTGCAGGCCCTGCGGAGTATGGACTATGCCGAGCTGAAATCCTTGTGGCGCTGCAACGATTCTATCGCCGCCCTTAATTACCAGCGTGTCCAGGAGATGGATTTGCGCAGCAATCTGACCCCGGCTCTGCTGGCCTACGAGGGCATTCAGTATCAATACATGGCTCCCAGCGTCTTTGAAGACAGTCAGTTTGCCTACATCAATGAACACCTGTGCATTCTGTCGGGGTTCTATGGAGTCCTGCGTCCCTTCGACGGGGTGACCCCCTACCGTTTGGAAATGCAGGCCAAACTCTCAGCCGCCGGGTGTAAAGACCTCTATGCTTTCTGGGGCAGCAAGCTGGCGCAGCTCCTCTCAGCCGAAACAGATGTTATCATAAACCTGGCTTCCAAAGAATACAGCAAAGCCGTTTCCCTTCATTTACCCAAGTCAGTGCGTTTTCTCACCTGTTTTTTCGGAGAATGGAAAGAAGGCAAGATTATTGAAAAGGGTACTATGTGCAAGATGGCCCGGGGTGAGATGGTCCGCTGGCTGGCCGAAAATTCCATAGCAGATCCCGATAGCCTTATAGACTTTGACCGTTTAGGGTATACATACCGCAAAGATCTTTCATCTGACAATAATTTTGTGTTTATTAAAGAAGGAGGAAACAAAGATGCTGCAAGCTGGTAG